A region from the Lentimonas sp. CC4 genome encodes:
- the hemL gene encoding glutamate-1-semialdehyde 2,1-aminomutase, which yields MTSSNDLFERAKQLIPGGVNSPVRAFRSVGGTPFFTERADGAHLYTADGKDLIDFVCTWGPAVHGHNDPDIRAAISQALEKGTSFGTPNPYEVEMAELIVEMVPSVEKVRMCNSGTEATMSAIRLARGYTKRDKIIKFAGCYHGHVDSLLVKAGSGALTLGNPDSAGIPASFAAETIVVEYNDADAIRAAFQNHKNEIAALIVEPFPANCGFILPDKGYLALLRDLCYESDTVLIFDEVMTGFRLAAGGVQERVSITPDLTCMGKIIGGGLPVGAFGGKAEIMDQLAPLGPVYQAGTLSGNPLAMAAGIAALKKLKTDNPYPAFEKMGTTIRNALINAAIEKGMPLQVPQVGSMFGIFFSEYPVRNYNDAISSDTQQFNKLFHYAMDHGVYLPPSAYETCFICTAHNGSDIERAAEVLAAGIKAI from the coding sequence ATGACCTCTTCTAACGATCTCTTCGAACGCGCAAAGCAACTCATCCCTGGTGGAGTCAATTCGCCAGTGCGCGCATTCCGCTCTGTCGGCGGCACTCCTTTTTTCACCGAGCGCGCCGACGGCGCTCACCTCTACACCGCAGACGGCAAAGACCTGATCGACTTCGTTTGCACTTGGGGCCCTGCCGTCCACGGGCACAACGATCCTGACATTCGTGCGGCAATCAGCCAGGCGCTGGAGAAAGGCACCAGCTTTGGCACACCGAACCCTTACGAAGTGGAAATGGCGGAGCTCATCGTCGAGATGGTGCCGTCCGTTGAAAAAGTGCGCATGTGTAATAGCGGCACCGAAGCCACTATGTCCGCAATTCGCTTGGCACGTGGCTATACCAAGCGCGATAAGATCATAAAATTCGCGGGCTGCTACCATGGCCATGTGGATTCGCTCTTGGTCAAAGCAGGATCCGGAGCATTGACACTTGGCAACCCAGACAGCGCCGGCATCCCAGCCAGCTTCGCGGCCGAAACCATTGTCGTCGAATATAACGATGCTGACGCAATCCGTGCAGCCTTCCAAAACCATAAGAACGAAATCGCAGCGCTGATTGTCGAGCCATTCCCTGCGAACTGTGGCTTCATACTCCCCGACAAAGGCTACCTAGCATTGCTGCGTGACCTTTGCTATGAAAGTGACACCGTGCTCATTTTTGACGAAGTCATGACAGGTTTCCGCCTCGCAGCCGGTGGCGTGCAAGAGCGCGTATCGATCACGCCCGACCTCACCTGCATGGGTAAAATCATCGGTGGCGGACTGCCCGTCGGAGCCTTTGGCGGTAAAGCCGAGATCATGGATCAGCTCGCCCCTCTCGGCCCAGTCTATCAAGCAGGCACATTGAGCGGCAATCCACTGGCAATGGCAGCCGGCATCGCCGCGCTTAAAAAGCTGAAGACCGACAACCCGTATCCAGCGTTCGAAAAGATGGGCACTACGATTCGCAATGCATTGATCAATGCCGCGATTGAAAAAGGCATGCCACTGCAAGTGCCACAAGTCGGCTCCATGTTTGGCATATTCTTTAGCGAGTATCCAGTTCGCAACTACAACGACGCGATCAGCAGCGACACGCAGCAATTTAACAAGCTCTTCCATTACGCGATGGATCACGGCGTCTATCTACCGCCATCAGCCTACGAGACTTGTTTCATCTGCACTGCCCACAATGGCAGCGACATCGAACGCGCAGCCGAAGTGCTCGCCGCTGGCATCAAAGCAATCTAG